One genomic region from Coffea eugenioides isolate CCC68of unplaced genomic scaffold, Ceug_1.0 ScVebR1_567;HRSCAF=1265, whole genome shotgun sequence encodes:
- the LOC113758553 gene encoding 21 kDa protein-like has translation MDTHQRPLILLTTFLLLLLHHPTSTHSLTDPTTYSTPAAAPTTTSAPTPPATTTTYPTNKDTEFIRSSCASTRYPDECYNSLSGYASAVQQNPARLARVAIAVSLSRARLEATYFSNLSKEADYGADHRVSAAIHDCFSTFSDAVDQVRGSLNQMRHLVPAGSSETFRFQMSNVQTWMSAALTNEDTCTDGFDGVSDGPTKKDVFDRVHRAEAVTSNALALVNSYANTVAADSNFP, from the coding sequence ATGGATACTCATCAACGTCCTCTCATCCTCCTCACCaccttcctcctcctcctcctccaccacccCACCTCCACCCATTCCCTCACTGACCCCACCACCTACTCCACCCCGGCCGCCGCTCCCACCACCACCTCGGCTCCCACTCCCCCTGCCACCACCACCACTTACCCCACCAATAAAGACACCGAATTCATCCGTTCAAGCTGTGCATCCACCCGGTACCCCGACGAATGCTACAACTCCCTCTCGGGCTACGCCAGCGCCGTACAACAAAACCCTGCTCGGCTAGCGCGTGTAGCCATAGCCGTGAGCCTCTCCAGAGCCAGACTGGAAGCCACTTACTTCTCGAACTTATCGAAAGAAGCAGACTACGGGGCCGACCATCGAGTCTCAGCCGCTATTCACGACTGCTTCTCCACCTTCAGCGACGCTGTGGACCAGGTTCGCGGCTCGCTCAACCAGATGCGCCACCTCGTCCCGGCTGGCTCCAGCGAGACGTTTAGGTTTCAGATGAGTAACGTTCAGACGTGGATGAGTGCTGCCTTGACGAATGAGGACACGTGTACGGATGGATTTGATGGGGTTTCTGATGGGCCCACGAAGAAGGACGTCTTTGATCGTGTTCATAGAGCTGAGGCTGTTACCAGCAACGCGCTGGCTTTGGTCAATAGTTATGCCAATACAGTTGCAGCAGATTCGAACTTCCCGTGA